A window of the Henckelia pumila isolate YLH828 chromosome 3, ASM3356847v2, whole genome shotgun sequence genome harbors these coding sequences:
- the LOC140890828 gene encoding probable polyol transporter 6, translated as MVVTMEAGANAFEARKLNKYACACAVVGSMISIIFGYDTGVMSGAMIFIKEEFTIKEGQLEVLAGILNLCALVGSLCAGRTSDYIGRRYTIVLASIIFMLGSILMGYSPNYGVLLAGRCTAGVGVGFALMIAPVYAAEISSANTRGFLSSLPEIGISVGILLGYISNNVFAKLSLRQGWRIMLGIAAIPSLFLAIGILKMPESPRWLIMQGRLGEAKKIMYRVCDDSEEAEQRLKDIKKAAGIDENCTDETVSVPKSKSAQGEAGIWKELLFKPTPTVRRMLIAGVGIHFFEHATGTEAVILYGPRIFKKAGVMDKKKLLLATVGVGLTKLTFITISTFIIDRVGRRKLLLVSITGMIVALTGLGTCLTMVEHAEKKLLWALVLSLIFVYMFIMFFNIGLCPVCWVYSAEIFPMKLRAAGASVSVGMNRVMNATVSMTFLSLADAITYGGAFYLFASVAVVAWFFVYFCLPETKGRRLEEMEEIFSKGAVSSKNNNGNRQLVELVDT; from the exons ATGGTTGTAACAATGGAGGCTGGTGCAAATGCATTCGAAGCCCGAAAGCTCAACAAATATGCATGTGCTTGTGCAGTGGTCGGCTCCATGATATCCATAATCTTTGGCTATG ATACTGGAGTGATGAGTGGAGCCATGATCTTCATAAAAGAAGAATTCACGATCAAGGAAGGTCAACTGGAAGTCCTGGCGGGAATATTGAACCTGTGCGCGCTTGTGGGATCTCTCTGCGCCGGAAGAACCTCCGATTACATCGGCAGGCGTTACACCATAGTCCTGGCCTCCATAATCTTCATGCTCGGCTCCATTCTTATGGGATATTCGCCCAATTACGGCGTTCTTCTCGCCGGAAGATGCACGGCCGGAGTCGGCGTCGGCTTCGCCTTGATGATTGCTCCTGTGTACGCCGCCGAGATTTCTTCGGCCAACACTCGCGGGTTCCTCTCCTCTTTACCGGAAATCGGCATCAGTGTTGGGATCTTGCTCGGTTATATCTCCAACAACGTGTTCGCAAAACTCAGCCTAAGGCAAGGTTGGAGAATAATGCTCGGGATTGCAGCAATCCCTTCTCTTTTTCTTGCAATCGGGATCCTCAAGATGCCCGAATCCCCCCGGTGGCTGATTATGCAAGGGAGATTGGGTGAAGCCAAGAAAATCATGTACAGAGTCTGTGATGACAGTGAAGAGGCAGAGCAGAGGTTAAAAGACATCAAAAAAGCCGCGGGGATCGACGAAAATTGCACCGATGAAACCGTATCAGTCCCCAAATCCAAATCCGCGCAAGGCGAAGCTGGTATTTGGAAGGaattgctattcaagccgaccCCGACCGTGCGGAGGATGCTGATCGCCGGAGTGGGGATACATTTCTTCGAACACGCGACAGGGACTGAAGCTGTGATTCTATACGGCCCAAGAATCTTCAAAAAGGCGGGCGTGATGGACAAGAAGAAGCTTCTGCTAGCCACAGTCGGAGTGGGGCTGACAAAACTGACCTTCATAACAATCTCCACCTTCATAATCGACAGAGTTGGCCGGAGAAAACTTCTTTTGGTCAGCATCACCGGCATGATCGTAGCCCTTACAGGCCTCGGAACCTGTTTAACTATGGTGGAACACGCGGAAAAGAAGCTGCTGTGGGCTCTTGTACTGAGTTTAATCTTTGTTTATATGTTTATAATGTTCTTCAACATCGGGCTGTGCCCCGTTTGCTGGGTCTACAGCGCTGAAATATTCCCCATGAAGCTGCGGGCGGCGGGGGCCAGCGTCAGTGTGGGAATGAACAGGGTTATGAACGCCACCGTCTCCATGACATTTCTGTCGCTGGCCGACGCCATAACTTACGGCGGCGCGTTCTATCTATTCGCCAGTGTAGCGGTGGTGGCATGGTTCTTTGTGTACTTCTGCTTACCGGAGACCAAGGGGCGGAGGCTGGAGGAGATGGAAGAGATATTCAGCAAAGGCGCTGTAAGCTCCAAGAATAATAATGGGAACAGGCAATTAGTGGAGCTTGTGGATACTTGA